A stretch of Desulfobacter hydrogenophilus DNA encodes these proteins:
- a CDS encoding long-chain-fatty-acid--CoA ligase, with amino-acid sequence MSDSSAYGKKIWTESYARGVPRHVDYQDILISQYLEQSAKAFPHNSALIFQGYAMTFTQLNDTVCRFATALKKFGIKKGDRVAILLPNVIPCVVAYYATLKIGGIVVFNNPLYADRELEPQFTDSGVKCLITLDLLADRMVKLRKKTDISTIVYTSICDYLSFGKRLFFPLLAKKNGLTKDVGPAPNLYKFQDVIAKYAPDTSQADVTMDDVAMYQYTGGTTGASKGVMLSHRNISYQVQQLEAWFPEFVKGQETMLGALPFFHVFGMSTSMNYAIKMGWRNVLVPKPQSDPLLEAISKFKVSFAPMVPTMYIGMLDHPNMGKIDLSSIRACFSGSAPLPLDVINTFQKKTSSIIVEGFGLTECTPVTHINPFQGKRVVGSIGLPISDTVCKIVDLEDHTRQMPIGESGELLIKGPQVMKGYLNQPNATAKTITEDGFLCSGDIAQMDENGYFYIVDRIKDIIISGGYNVYPRDIDEVLFEHPNILEACAIGIPHPKRGEAVKAFVILKEGETMTEKDVIDYCGTKLAKYKLPVAVEFRNELPKSNVGKILRKELRAEEQNKESPFSVNF; translated from the coding sequence TTGTCTGACTCAAGCGCTTATGGAAAAAAAATCTGGACTGAATCTTATGCCCGAGGAGTTCCCCGGCACGTTGACTATCAGGACATTCTGATTTCTCAGTATCTTGAGCAATCAGCAAAAGCCTTTCCCCATAACTCGGCGTTGATCTTCCAGGGATATGCCATGACCTTCACGCAACTCAATGACACCGTCTGCAGATTTGCCACAGCTCTGAAAAAATTCGGCATAAAAAAAGGGGACCGTGTAGCCATTCTGCTGCCCAATGTCATCCCCTGCGTGGTCGCTTATTATGCGACATTAAAAATTGGCGGTATTGTTGTATTTAATAATCCGCTATACGCAGACAGGGAACTTGAGCCCCAGTTCACGGATTCAGGCGTCAAATGTTTGATCACCCTGGATCTCCTAGCAGACCGCATGGTAAAACTTCGGAAAAAAACGGATATTTCGACCATTGTTTATACTTCCATCTGCGATTACCTTTCCTTTGGCAAACGCCTGTTTTTTCCTCTATTAGCCAAAAAAAACGGGCTGACCAAAGATGTTGGCCCTGCACCCAACCTGTATAAATTCCAGGATGTAATTGCCAAATACGCTCCGGACACAAGTCAGGCGGATGTCACAATGGACGATGTGGCCATGTACCAGTATACCGGCGGCACCACAGGGGCTTCCAAAGGTGTCATGCTCAGCCACAGAAACATCTCTTACCAGGTCCAGCAGCTTGAAGCCTGGTTCCCCGAGTTTGTGAAAGGCCAAGAAACCATGCTGGGCGCCCTTCCCTTTTTCCATGTATTTGGCATGTCCACATCCATGAATTATGCCATCAAAATGGGTTGGCGCAATGTACTAGTGCCCAAACCCCAGTCTGATCCTCTGTTAGAAGCCATCTCCAAATTCAAAGTATCCTTTGCCCCCATGGTGCCCACCATGTATATCGGCATGTTAGACCACCCGAATATGGGAAAGATCGATCTAAGTTCAATAAGGGCCTGTTTTTCCGGGTCCGCCCCTCTTCCGCTGGATGTCATCAACACTTTTCAAAAAAAAACCAGCTCCATTATCGTGGAAGGCTTTGGCTTGACCGAATGCACACCGGTCACCCATATCAATCCCTTCCAGGGCAAGCGGGTTGTGGGCAGTATCGGACTTCCCATCTCTGACACGGTCTGCAAGATTGTAGACCTTGAAGACCATACCAGGCAGATGCCCATAGGAGAGTCCGGTGAGCTTCTTATTAAAGGTCCCCAGGTTATGAAAGGCTATTTAAACCAGCCCAATGCCACCGCCAAGACCATCACCGAAGACGGTTTTCTGTGTTCAGGGGACATTGCCCAAATGGACGAAAATGGTTATTTCTATATTGTTGACCGCATAAAGGATATAATTATCTCCGGCGGTTACAATGTCTACCCCAGGGATATTGACGAAGTGCTGTTTGAGCATCCCAACATTCTTGAAGCCTGTGCCATTGGTATTCCCCATCCCAAACGTGGCGAAGCAGTCAAAGCGTTTGTCATCCTTAAGGAAGGAGAGACAATGACTGAGAAGGATGTCATTGACTATTGCGGCACCAAGCTTGCCAAATACAAACTGCCTGTGGCCGTGGAGTTCCGAAATGAGTTGCCGAAATCAAATGTAGGAAAAATTTTGAGAAAAGAGTTAAGGGCGGAAGAGCAAAATAAAGAATCACCATTTTCGGTAAATTTTTAA
- the nagZ gene encoding beta-N-acetylhexosaminidase, with translation MTQFNFQSLPDLAGQRLMLGFDGQTLNAELKHLIKNYRTGGIILFRPNIESADQLRRLCMDARKYALDQGLPDLFVAVDQEGGPVARLRKPFTEFPGNPHMKTLEDAREFARITASELSDMGINMNMAPVMDVAPPDVDSIMKDRAFTGNANRVSQLGTAVIHGLQRGGIMAVAKHFPGIGRTVKDSHFFLPELDAELSDLKQIDLVPFEAAKKAGVSGIMMSHILYPKIDPDWQASLSKTFAYDLLRTDMGYQGLVMTDDLDMKAINHDMDTCIQRIMAAQIDMALVCHAGPNIAEARDAVMRYLENDREMFESGRTCVKRIIAAKESFFG, from the coding sequence ATGACTCAATTTAATTTTCAATCATTACCGGATTTAGCCGGCCAGCGTCTGATGCTCGGGTTTGACGGTCAGACCCTTAATGCTGAATTAAAACATCTGATAAAAAATTACAGGACCGGGGGGATTATCCTGTTCCGGCCTAATATTGAATCGGCGGACCAGTTGCGCCGTCTGTGCATGGATGCCCGAAAATATGCACTGGACCAAGGTTTGCCGGATTTGTTTGTTGCCGTGGACCAGGAAGGCGGGCCGGTGGCAAGACTGCGTAAACCCTTTACTGAGTTCCCCGGCAACCCCCATATGAAAACCCTTGAAGACGCCCGGGAATTTGCCCGGATTACCGCATCAGAGTTGTCTGATATGGGTATTAACATGAATATGGCCCCGGTTATGGATGTGGCCCCCCCGGATGTGGATTCCATCATGAAAGACCGGGCGTTTACAGGGAATGCAAACCGTGTATCCCAACTGGGCACTGCTGTGATCCATGGGCTTCAAAGGGGTGGGATCATGGCCGTGGCCAAACATTTTCCCGGTATCGGCAGAACAGTAAAGGATTCTCATTTTTTCCTGCCTGAACTGGATGCGGAACTGTCCGATTTAAAACAGATCGATCTGGTTCCTTTTGAAGCTGCAAAAAAAGCAGGCGTTTCAGGGATTATGATGTCCCATATCTTGTACCCCAAGATAGATCCAGACTGGCAGGCCAGTCTGTCAAAGACCTTTGCATACGATCTATTAAGAACGGATATGGGATATCAGGGCCTTGTCATGACCGACGATCTTGACATGAAGGCCATCAACCATGATATGGATACCTGTATTCAAAGGATCATGGCTGCACAAATAGACATGGCGCTTGTCTGCCATGCCGGACCCAATATTGCCGAAGCCAGGGACGCCGTGATGCGATATCTTGAAAATGACAGGGAAATGTTTGAATCAGGTCGGACCTGTGTGAAACGGATTATAGCGGCCAAGGAAAGTTTTTTTGGTTGA
- the tsaD gene encoding tRNA (adenosine(37)-N6)-threonylcarbamoyltransferase complex transferase subunit TsaD — MLILGIESSCDETAAAVVEDGVRTRSSVVSSQVSTHAIYGGVVPELASRMHIEAIDPVVDQALAQAGVSLDDIDGIAATQGPGLIGALLVGFSYARALAWARNLPLAGVNHLEAHICSLQLLDHRPSFPFIALVVSGGHTNIYLVKGPGAFTLMGQTRDDAAGEAFDKVAKMMGLSYPGGPAIEALAKNGDPEKIKFPRSMLKKDNFDFSFSGLKSAVARHLHEHPDMGPDMSQGRPAHVAAGFQMAVIDVLSTKLIAAAKNKNCFDIGIAGGVSANRTFVDILSKRAERYKMKVFSPPLSLCGDNAAMIAARGWEMIRDNQVCGLGDDVYSRIKSVVPIV, encoded by the coding sequence ATGCTCATTCTCGGGATTGAATCATCCTGCGACGAAACTGCAGCAGCAGTCGTGGAAGACGGTGTACGCACGCGCTCGTCTGTTGTCTCCTCCCAGGTGTCCACCCATGCCATATACGGCGGTGTGGTGCCGGAACTTGCATCGCGTATGCACATTGAGGCCATAGATCCGGTGGTGGACCAGGCTCTGGCGCAGGCTGGTGTCAGCTTGGATGACATTGACGGCATTGCCGCCACCCAAGGTCCCGGACTGATAGGCGCACTTCTGGTGGGATTTTCCTATGCCAGAGCCCTGGCTTGGGCACGAAATCTGCCCCTGGCCGGTGTTAATCATCTTGAAGCCCATATCTGCTCTTTACAGCTTTTGGATCACCGCCCCAGCTTCCCATTCATCGCCCTTGTGGTATCAGGCGGACACACCAATATTTATCTTGTAAAAGGGCCCGGCGCATTCACCCTCATGGGCCAGACCCGGGATGATGCGGCAGGAGAGGCCTTTGACAAGGTGGCCAAAATGATGGGATTAAGCTATCCGGGCGGACCTGCCATTGAAGCCCTGGCAAAAAACGGGGACCCTGAAAAAATCAAATTTCCCAGAAGCATGCTTAAAAAAGACAACTTTGACTTTAGTTTTAGCGGACTTAAATCTGCGGTGGCCCGGCACCTGCATGAACACCCTGATATGGGTCCGGATATGAGCCAAGGCCGGCCCGCCCATGTGGCAGCCGGATTCCAAATGGCTGTCATTGATGTGCTGTCCACAAAACTTATTGCCGCAGCCAAGAATAAAAACTGCTTCGACATCGGCATTGCAGGCGGAGTTTCTGCCAACCGAACCTTTGTTGACATCCTTTCTAAAAGGGCTGAACGGTATAAAATGAAAGTATTTTCACCCCCCTTGTCCTTGTGCGGAGATAATGCGGCCATGATTGCAGCCAGAGGTTGGGAAATGATCCGGGACAACCAGGTATGCGGCTTGGGAGATGATGTGTATTCCCGGATAAAATCTGTGGTTCCTATTGTTTGA
- a CDS encoding TolC family protein, which produces MNKIHICVQALLLMFFGFAAQGICKPSYTLKQLCRMANEKAETIQIARDQTYIAEQDKKRAQSVLIPAVRLYGNYLNYKNDDYNTPDVNTLGGKLTQSFTLSGRELIAYDVSKKSIEKTKFSEQTIRSDYIFQIAQSYIQALNLKRLVEVADAEVERLNTYKNSVNEKLTVGSVTKTALYRAQAELSKAKTNQIVAINNVQTAKAGIVRLTGIEDKFSIAPGDIKDVENFSVTLEEIKSHALENRYEIKEARKDIEIARRTIAYEKGEYWPRIELEGGYQEKDISYETGTGTQIGYDTEEAYIQAQLVFTLYDGGLRRAQVRQAVARQRQAEQSLANEKKKIILESKQSFWEFNTAKSTLINLADEVKSAEENFYAVQMQLQYGMADSIDIMDANTLLVDAQRRISNARSSFYLSILKIIYTQGDLLDYLLKEE; this is translated from the coding sequence ATGAACAAGATTCATATCTGCGTTCAGGCGTTATTGTTAATGTTTTTCGGATTTGCCGCGCAAGGTATCTGTAAACCGTCATACACCCTGAAACAATTGTGCCGAATGGCCAATGAAAAGGCAGAAACCATCCAGATAGCCAGGGATCAGACCTATATTGCAGAACAGGATAAAAAGCGGGCCCAGTCCGTTCTCATTCCTGCAGTTCGGCTATACGGCAATTACCTGAATTATAAGAACGACGATTATAACACACCTGATGTAAATACGTTAGGCGGCAAACTCACCCAGTCATTTACACTGAGCGGCAGGGAACTGATCGCCTATGATGTCAGTAAAAAAAGCATTGAAAAAACAAAATTTTCAGAACAGACCATTAGAAGCGATTATATCTTCCAGATAGCCCAGTCCTATATCCAGGCGTTGAATTTAAAACGTCTGGTGGAGGTAGCGGATGCCGAAGTGGAACGCTTGAACACATACAAAAATTCGGTGAATGAAAAACTCACTGTGGGCAGTGTGACAAAGACGGCCCTGTACCGTGCCCAGGCGGAATTATCAAAGGCGAAAACCAACCAGATTGTGGCGATCAATAATGTTCAGACAGCCAAGGCCGGTATCGTCAGACTTACCGGCATCGAAGATAAGTTCTCCATTGCACCGGGAGATATCAAAGATGTTGAAAATTTTTCAGTCACCCTTGAAGAGATAAAATCCCATGCCCTTGAAAACCGTTATGAAATCAAGGAAGCGAGAAAGGATATTGAGATTGCCCGACGAACCATAGCCTATGAAAAGGGTGAATACTGGCCCCGCATTGAGCTTGAGGGCGGTTACCAGGAAAAAGATATCTCCTATGAGACAGGAACCGGAACCCAAATCGGATATGATACCGAAGAGGCATATATCCAGGCCCAGCTTGTATTTACCTTATATGACGGCGGACTGCGAAGAGCTCAGGTACGCCAGGCCGTGGCAAGGCAGCGCCAGGCAGAGCAGTCACTGGCCAATGAAAAGAAGAAGATAATCCTTGAATCAAAGCAGTCTTTTTGGGAATTTAACACCGCGAAATCAACTCTGATCAACCTTGCTGATGAAGTAAAATCCGCCGAGGAAAATTTCTATGCCGTTCAGATGCAGTTACAATACGGCATGGCTGACAGTATTGATATCATGGATGCCAATACGTTGCTTGTGGATGCCCAGCGACGCATATCCAATGCCCGCTCCTCCTTTTATCTGTCCATATTGAAAATTATTTATACCCAGGGGGATCTTTTGGATTATCTTTTAAAAGAAGAATGA
- a CDS encoding diadenylate cyclase, with translation MNQDSFKKLCIANILNGVSDGLRRYSNPSRVALLFAQGPDDPIQVFDPQDLLFGHETVLEEVFIVHQESWRQQIVEQIEGQPKGHLIPQENLGLSGLIAFAGASSEFFYQVWFTEHHPDMCSTKPTKTWLEQAASLLVHDYTSGNPPINCSDYVLKNYALQAIADYMVDERNSHLGYDTKIQIPTILNYILSISKTREEGSWARGELFFTDPVNIETIDFLTMFRRNERPVISNIKHIRKLLVSVERSNRKLVSDGNYVVGITLARVPEYAILADFRGDHGFLSLGTQKLASFCDGNFYSTTRENKLVELEELLLDSQLDIETAGTLFSVVSGLIHKAGHSHYGSTVVIDMNDEPLVLSGHVLDPSLCLLNSDNYDLASAFMRIDGAVHITPDAKIRGFGCLLDGQSVTWENMARGARYNSALRFSATTSKVIVVVVSSDRPISIIYNGIELNGTSRWKPIYQYMPKILTLEQHLHGVQI, from the coding sequence ATGAATCAGGACTCTTTCAAGAAATTGTGTATTGCCAATATCCTTAACGGGGTGTCTGACGGGTTGCGCAGGTATTCCAATCCCAGCCGCGTTGCTCTGCTGTTTGCACAGGGCCCTGATGACCCTATTCAGGTCTTTGATCCCCAGGATCTTTTATTCGGGCATGAAACCGTGCTTGAAGAGGTGTTCATTGTTCACCAGGAATCCTGGCGGCAGCAGATTGTGGAGCAAATTGAAGGTCAGCCCAAAGGCCATCTGATCCCCCAGGAAAATCTGGGTTTGTCAGGACTTATTGCGTTTGCAGGTGCAAGCAGTGAATTTTTTTATCAGGTCTGGTTTACTGAGCATCATCCTGATATGTGTTCCACCAAACCGACGAAAACATGGCTTGAACAGGCTGCTTCCCTGCTTGTCCATGACTATACATCGGGCAATCCACCCATCAACTGTTCGGATTATGTGCTTAAAAATTATGCACTTCAGGCCATAGCCGATTACATGGTGGATGAGCGCAACAGCCATCTGGGGTATGATACCAAAATTCAGATCCCAACGATTCTAAACTATATTCTTTCCATTTCAAAAACCAGAGAAGAGGGGTCCTGGGCAAGGGGAGAGCTTTTTTTTACGGACCCGGTCAATATAGAGACCATTGATTTTTTGACCATGTTTCGGCGTAATGAAAGGCCGGTAATTTCCAATATCAAACACATCAGAAAACTTCTTGTCAGTGTGGAGCGGTCAAATCGTAAACTGGTTTCCGACGGCAATTATGTTGTGGGGATCACATTGGCCCGTGTGCCCGAGTATGCCATTCTCGCTGATTTCAGGGGCGATCACGGCTTCTTGAGTCTGGGCACCCAGAAACTCGCCTCATTTTGTGACGGCAATTTTTATTCCACCACCAGGGAGAATAAGCTGGTGGAGTTGGAAGAACTGCTTTTGGATTCACAGCTTGATATCGAGACTGCCGGTACCCTGTTCAGTGTGGTGTCCGGGTTGATACACAAGGCAGGGCATTCACATTACGGCAGTACCGTGGTGATTGATATGAACGATGAACCCCTGGTGTTGTCTGGCCATGTGCTGGATCCCTCGTTATGCCTTTTGAATTCAGATAATTATGACCTAGCCTCGGCATTCATGCGCATTGACGGTGCAGTGCATATAACACCAGATGCCAAAATTCGCGGATTCGGTTGTCTTCTGGACGGGCAGTCCGTTACCTGGGAAAACATGGCACGGGGTGCAAGATACAACTCTGCATTGAGATTTTCCGCCACAACATCAAAAGTGATTGTGGTTGTAGTTTCTTCTGACAGACCTATTTCAATCATATATAATGGCATTGAATTGAACGGCACATCAAGGTGGAAACCCATTTACCAGTACATGCCGAAAATATTAACCCTTGAACAGCATTTGCATGGTGTGCAGATATAA
- the purM gene encoding phosphoribosylformylglycinamidine cyclo-ligase, with the protein MNDSLTYADSGVDIDKATQLVDRIKSIAQSTPRAGVMGDIGGFGGLFSLNLTNISNPVLVSSTDGVGTKLKIAFQMNKHDTIGIDLVAMCVNDIIVQGAKPLFFLDYLAMGTLDNSVAEKIISGIAQGCTQAGCALIGGETAEMPGMYQGGEYDLSGFSVGIVDNDKIIDGSYIRPGHKLIGIASSGVHSNGFSLVRKVFFDKCGYDVNTRLQDLDGTLGEELLKPTIIYVYTILSLMRDLPVHGLVHITGGGIDENIIRVIPQACKAIIHNGSWQIPPIFNIIQQEGNVPEHDMHRTFNNGIGMVVVVPEKSAQEVMDRLSAMEEKAYLIGEILERENNENQTQYV; encoded by the coding sequence ATGAACGACTCTTTGACATATGCGGATTCCGGCGTTGATATTGATAAAGCCACTCAGCTGGTAGACCGGATAAAAAGTATTGCCCAATCTACCCCACGAGCCGGTGTCATGGGAGACATTGGTGGTTTCGGCGGACTTTTTTCCTTGAACCTGACCAATATTTCTAACCCGGTACTGGTTAGTTCCACAGACGGTGTAGGTACCAAGCTGAAAATCGCATTCCAGATGAACAAGCACGACACCATCGGTATAGACCTGGTGGCCATGTGCGTCAACGACATCATTGTCCAGGGGGCTAAGCCCTTATTTTTTCTGGATTATCTTGCCATGGGCACACTGGATAACTCCGTAGCTGAAAAAATAATTTCAGGTATTGCCCAAGGCTGCACCCAGGCCGGCTGTGCACTGATCGGCGGTGAAACGGCTGAAATGCCCGGCATGTACCAAGGGGGCGAATATGATTTGTCAGGTTTTTCCGTTGGCATTGTTGACAATGACAAAATCATTGACGGCTCCTACATTCGGCCAGGGCACAAACTCATCGGCATTGCCTCTTCAGGGGTTCATTCCAATGGATTTTCTTTAGTGCGCAAAGTTTTCTTTGACAAATGCGGGTATGACGTCAATACCCGTCTACAAGATCTTGATGGCACGCTTGGAGAAGAACTGCTCAAACCCACCATCATATATGTATATACCATTTTGAGCTTAATGCGCGACCTGCCTGTTCACGGGCTGGTTCACATCACAGGCGGCGGTATAGATGAAAACATTATCCGGGTTATTCCCCAGGCATGCAAGGCCATCATTCATAACGGATCATGGCAGATTCCCCCCATATTCAACATCATCCAACAGGAAGGCAATGTGCCGGAACATGACATGCACAGAACCTTTAACAACGGCATCGGCATGGTGGTGGTGGTCCCTGAAAAATCCGCCCAGGAAGTCATGGACAGACTAAGCGCCATGGAAGAAAAAGCTTATCTGATAGGTGAAATCCTGGAAAGGGAAAACAACGAGAACCAGACCCAGTACGTCTGA
- a CDS encoding TIGR04211 family SH3 domain-containing protein, with amino-acid sequence MMKLFSRICAVVLIIVGTTALCHAQTAYVSDMLILTFRKGPGPGYPVISALKSDTPLTIIKESNGYLKVALSSGEQGWVDKSYVVTDPPKSIIIAQLKKENAALEEKIKALSEQADQVVMEQLKKENQSLTQNLETLKLKHTALKAASANITGTLEENKRLKTKNASLSATLSQEQGKNKFLFKTGMIKWFLAGVGVLLLGWVIGLSISSRQSSSGSLLD; translated from the coding sequence ATGATGAAACTATTTTCACGAATTTGTGCGGTTGTTCTAATTATTGTCGGAACTACAGCGTTATGCCATGCCCAGACCGCTTATGTCTCTGATATGCTCATTCTTACATTCAGAAAGGGACCTGGCCCCGGCTATCCTGTGATCTCTGCTTTAAAAAGCGACACCCCGTTAACCATAATTAAAGAAAGCAACGGCTACCTTAAGGTGGCACTTTCATCCGGAGAGCAGGGATGGGTGGACAAAAGCTATGTTGTAACAGATCCACCCAAATCAATAATAATAGCCCAGTTAAAAAAAGAAAATGCCGCCCTTGAAGAAAAAATAAAGGCATTGTCGGAACAGGCAGACCAGGTTGTCATGGAACAACTTAAAAAAGAGAACCAGTCCCTGACCCAAAACCTTGAAACCTTAAAATTAAAACACACTGCGCTTAAGGCTGCCTCTGCCAATATAACCGGTACGTTAGAAGAAAACAAACGCCTTAAAACCAAGAACGCATCATTGTCCGCCACACTTTCCCAAGAACAGGGAAAGAACAAATTTTTATTTAAAACCGGCATGATTAAATGGTTTTTGGCCGGTGTAGGCGTGCTTCTTCTTGGCTGGGTTATTGGCCTGAGTATATCTTCCAGACAGAGTAGTTCAGGCTCATTGCTGGACTGA